A DNA window from Turicibacter sp. TJ11 contains the following coding sequences:
- the spo0A gene encoding sporulation transcription factor Spo0A, giving the protein MNKLKVLLADDNKELITVLSEYISLQEDMEVVEVAGNGNEVLSVLRQREIDILLLDVVMPDLDGVSVLEELKENPTLYKRPRHIIMFTAFNQEKIMMRAAELGASYFIMKPFEINKIVKIIRDINVRYDATEISRPMNNLYGSRPAVKEFDLESEITNILHEMGVPAHIKGYLYLRESIDMVYNDIELLGSITKVLYPDVAKKYKTTASRVERAIRHAIEVAWNRGNIEAISNIFGYTVSVSKSKPTNSEFIAMIADKLRLEHKNKVAS; this is encoded by the coding sequence ATGAATAAATTAAAAGTTCTATTAGCTGACGACAATAAAGAATTAATAACGGTATTATCTGAGTATATTTCCTTACAAGAAGACATGGAAGTTGTAGAAGTGGCGGGAAATGGTAATGAGGTTTTATCGGTATTACGACAACGCGAAATTGATATTTTATTATTAGATGTTGTCATGCCAGATCTTGATGGGGTAAGCGTATTAGAGGAGTTAAAAGAGAATCCAACACTTTACAAACGTCCGCGACATATTATTATGTTTACTGCGTTTAATCAAGAAAAAATTATGATGCGTGCTGCTGAGCTTGGAGCGTCATATTTTATCATGAAACCTTTTGAAATTAATAAAATTGTAAAAATTATTCGCGACATTAACGTGCGCTATGATGCAACTGAAATATCAAGACCAATGAATAACTTATATGGAAGTCGTCCAGCGGTCAAAGAATTTGATTTAGAATCAGAAATTACAAATATCTTACATGAAATGGGAGTTCCTGCACATATTAAAGGATATTTATACTTAAGAGAATCAATCGATATGGTTTACAACGATATTGAATTATTAGGTTCAATTACAAAAGTGTTATATCCAGATGTTGCAAAAAAATATAAAACAACTGCATCACGTGTAGAACGTGCCATTCGTCATGCCATTGAAGTAGCATGGAATCGTGGAAATATTGAAGCTATTTCTAATATCTTCGGATACACAGTAAGTGTGTCAAAATCAAAACCAACAAACTCTGAATTCATCGCTATGATTGCTGATAAACTACGTTTAGAACATAAAAATAAAGTCGCATCTTAA
- a CDS encoding TlyA family RNA methyltransferase, which yields MKKERIDVLLTQLGYFNSRENAKRAIMAGLVLVDQERIDKPGEKVPVESTITVKGNVCPYVSRGGFKLEKAIQTFNIDLKEKTIIDIGASTGGFTDCALQNGAKLSYAVDVGYNQLDWKMRQDERVVCMERTNFRYMTPDDLKFGAPDFACIDVSFISLKIIFPVLKQLLKKEGEIVALIKPQFEAGKEQVGKKGIVRDSKVHTKVIQDIIDFITALELSVLGLTYSPIKGGEGNIEFLVHIGYNENMRTNVYEKDIIQVVSDAHNQL from the coding sequence ATGAAAAAAGAACGTATAGATGTGTTATTAACACAGTTAGGATATTTTAATTCGCGTGAAAATGCAAAGCGTGCGATTATGGCGGGTCTAGTGTTAGTAGACCAAGAACGTATTGATAAACCCGGAGAAAAAGTTCCGGTTGAATCAACGATTACGGTAAAGGGAAATGTTTGCCCTTACGTTAGTCGTGGTGGATTTAAATTAGAAAAGGCCATTCAAACGTTTAATATTGATTTAAAAGAAAAAACGATCATTGATATTGGGGCATCAACCGGTGGATTTACGGATTGTGCGTTACAAAATGGTGCTAAATTATCGTATGCTGTCGATGTTGGGTACAATCAATTAGATTGGAAAATGCGACAAGATGAACGTGTGGTTTGTATGGAACGAACAAATTTCCGTTACATGACGCCAGACGATCTAAAATTTGGAGCACCTGATTTTGCATGTATCGATGTCTCATTCATCTCTTTAAAAATTATTTTCCCTGTTTTAAAACAATTATTGAAAAAAGAGGGAGAGATCGTTGCTTTAATTAAACCACAATTTGAAGCGGGCAAAGAACAAGTTGGTAAAAAAGGAATTGTTCGTGACTCTAAAGTTCATACTAAAGTTATTCAAGACATTATTGACTTTATTACTGCGCTTGAATTAAGTGTGCTAGGATTAACTTATTCACCCATCAAAGGTGGAGAAGGAAATATTGAATTTTTAGTTCATATAGGCTATAATGAAAATATGCGAACAAACGTTTACGAAAAAGATATTATTCAAGTCGTAAGCGATGCACATAATCAATTGTAG
- a CDS encoding stage II sporulation protein M, with product MVAQKRRKKSFSYVLYVMYVLLLLVIIGDIIGASLYMKLEQSSQSVMLNYVNENINAFDQSQWSFNQLFYKQFMYQGSMWVLGLTVIGVVVNLFLVFLKGVVAGFNVFFIFQTLAPMQAIFTSFLWLLQYLLILAVTILSGYFTIRFVIMAVKIIFFKKNTAILQKHLLYYFYQLVIIMMLTLITSGITYVIQPMVYHQFEKAGQSESVEQSSDDFISTSSDATSKVTLQINVNFETEML from the coding sequence ATGGTCGCACAAAAACGTCGCAAAAAATCGTTCTCTTATGTCTTATATGTCATGTATGTCTTACTATTACTCGTTATTATTGGTGATATTATTGGGGCTTCACTTTATATGAAACTAGAGCAATCATCACAAAGTGTTATGTTAAACTATGTGAATGAAAATATTAATGCCTTTGATCAGTCGCAGTGGTCATTTAATCAATTGTTTTATAAGCAATTTATGTATCAAGGTAGCATGTGGGTATTAGGATTAACTGTTATTGGGGTTGTGGTTAATTTATTTCTTGTTTTCTTAAAAGGTGTGGTAGCGGGATTTAATGTGTTTTTTATTTTTCAAACATTAGCACCGATGCAGGCTATTTTCACTAGTTTTTTATGGTTACTTCAATACTTGCTTATTTTAGCGGTGACTATTTTAAGCGGCTATTTTACGATACGTTTTGTCATTATGGCTGTTAAAATTATTTTCTTTAAAAAAAATACGGCTATTTTACAAAAACATTTACTATACTACTTTTATCAATTAGTGATCATTATGATGTTAACATTAATTACTTCAGGAATCACTTATGTCATCCAACCGATGGTCTATCATCAATTTGAAAAAGCAGGCCAATCGGAGTCTGTCGAACAGTCATCAGATGATTTCATTTCAACATCGTCTGATGCGACCTCAAAGGTCACGTTGCAAATCAATGTTAATTTCGAAACAGAAATGCTATAA
- a CDS encoding DNA polymerase IV, whose translation MPIFRIIFHIDLNAFFASCETTLRPELENLPLAISGEKSSKRGIVTTANYVARQFGVHSAMPLMQAKKKCPSLVVVPANFDLYRKISQQFIELLQTYSDQVEKASIDEAYVDVTHLYHQIHPVKLAQQIQMRIQNELKIGCSIGIAPNKFLAKMASDMKKPNGITVLRKRDLPSVLWPLPIEEMFGVGKASSLKLKQLGINTIEDLVHYKEVEKIEQLFGRHGLKWIENGKGNDQTPINPNKYEVPSSIGHSTTFTKDYCFDEEIKKEAKRMCIKTSNRLKRYQLYAKTISIQLKDHTFKQITRSKTVEIPIQRVDELYSIIEELFEEHWEGQPLRLVGVNTTNLVSTNKVTQQLNLFNYQSFAVEEKLNQTLQKIKTKHGNHLIQKGIQKGKKK comes from the coding sequence ATGCCAATATTTAGAATTATATTCCATATTGATTTAAACGCTTTTTTTGCCTCATGTGAGACCACGTTGCGCCCTGAATTAGAAAACTTACCGTTAGCTATTAGTGGTGAAAAATCATCAAAACGAGGAATTGTGACGACAGCAAATTATGTGGCTCGCCAATTTGGAGTACATAGTGCCATGCCACTCATGCAAGCGAAGAAAAAGTGCCCATCACTTGTGGTTGTACCCGCTAATTTTGATTTGTATCGAAAAATTTCACAACAGTTTATCGAGTTGTTGCAAACGTATAGTGATCAAGTCGAGAAGGCTTCTATTGATGAAGCATATGTCGATGTGACACATCTTTATCATCAAATTCATCCTGTAAAACTAGCGCAACAAATTCAAATGCGTATCCAAAATGAGTTGAAAATCGGTTGTAGTATTGGAATTGCACCTAATAAATTTTTGGCAAAAATGGCTTCAGATATGAAAAAACCAAATGGAATAACCGTTTTACGAAAACGAGATTTACCTTCGGTGCTTTGGCCCCTACCGATTGAAGAGATGTTTGGTGTTGGAAAAGCCTCTTCACTGAAATTAAAGCAATTAGGCATAAATACAATTGAAGACTTAGTACATTATAAGGAAGTAGAAAAAATTGAACAGCTCTTCGGACGACATGGCTTAAAATGGATTGAAAATGGCAAAGGAAATGATCAAACGCCTATTAATCCGAATAAGTACGAAGTGCCATCAAGTATTGGTCATTCAACGACGTTTACGAAAGACTATTGCTTTGATGAAGAAATTAAAAAAGAGGCTAAACGAATGTGTATCAAAACATCTAATCGTTTAAAAAGATATCAATTATATGCTAAAACGATTAGTATTCAATTAAAAGATCACACATTCAAACAAATCACCCGAAGTAAAACCGTTGAAATTCCAATTCAACGTGTTGATGAACTCTATTCCATTATTGAGGAGTTGTTTGAAGAACATTGGGAGGGACAACCGTTACGTTTAGTTGGAGTGAATACGACGAACTTAGTCAGTACTAACAAAGTCACGCAGCAACTGAATTTATTTAACTATCAGTCGTTTGCTGTGGAAGAGAAGTTAAATCAAACACTTCAGAAAATTAAAACAAAACACGGGAATCATCTCATTCAAAAAGGGATTCAGAAAGGAAAGAAAAAATGA
- a CDS encoding glycoside hydrolase family 10 protein yields the protein MKTDETEDLRTKESVPQTVALRQRVSPGDSKTLINAFTNEPVTVGGENVEVSKTLSPKKEELRGTWITTVRNNDFPSTAVYENGFNVELFKSEFLAIIRSCKAMTLNAIFFQVRPEGDAFYESGVNPWSVYLTGQQGVKPNWGDFDPLAWMINVTHLAGIEFHAWFNPFRLTPSGSTNSTKESLLNTLTDTHYARRHPDWVYYFNRQLYLDPGVPEVREFIIQTVTEVVKKYPIDAVHFDDYFYPYSYETEVNGEPMVISFADESPDYQTYEANRQSNQDIDAWREQNINQLIYQLSQTIRQYNVENGKSIAFGISPFGVWASAEETGGVGSNTSSAQLSSLSEYVNSKLWVDEEWIDYIVPQNYWSLSDRLSSFAEVAAWWNQVMANSRTQLYMGLGIYLYNEDYQNVAWQNPDEIIDEIRYLRTLSNNDGFVFFTYHNLLPQEESLPGQQTLNEANRRLDTEVFTSYSLVPPRPWLQMRPTYPVKNLIVTRCDDNCRLVQFQDAPDNNSQYYVIYRIPQASYTEGIDFSNADYILAVMGRVPGEIVQTYTDEQAEPNTVYTYAVTALSQAQVESSPVSFVFVP from the coding sequence ATGAAAACAGACGAAACAGAAGATTTGAGGACGAAAGAGTCAGTGCCTCAAACAGTTGCTTTAAGACAACGAGTTTCGCCAGGTGATTCAAAGACATTGATTAATGCGTTTACAAATGAACCCGTAACAGTCGGTGGAGAAAATGTTGAGGTTTCTAAAACATTGAGTCCTAAAAAGGAAGAACTTCGAGGAACTTGGATTACCACCGTTCGTAACAATGACTTTCCGAGTACTGCCGTTTATGAAAATGGATTTAATGTAGAGTTATTTAAATCTGAATTTTTAGCAATTATTAGAAGCTGTAAAGCGATGACCTTAAATGCTATCTTTTTTCAAGTTCGACCTGAAGGCGATGCATTCTATGAATCAGGTGTCAATCCTTGGAGCGTTTATTTAACCGGTCAACAAGGTGTTAAACCAAATTGGGGCGACTTTGATCCGTTAGCTTGGATGATTAATGTAACGCACTTAGCGGGAATTGAGTTTCATGCGTGGTTTAATCCTTTCCGCTTAACGCCATCTGGGAGTACTAACTCAACAAAAGAAAGCCTATTAAATACATTGACAGATACCCATTATGCAAGGCGACATCCAGATTGGGTTTATTATTTTAATCGCCAACTTTATTTAGATCCAGGCGTTCCTGAGGTTCGAGAATTTATTATTCAAACGGTTACAGAAGTCGTTAAAAAGTATCCGATTGATGCAGTTCATTTTGATGACTATTTCTATCCGTATTCGTATGAAACAGAAGTGAATGGTGAACCAATGGTGATTAGCTTTGCCGATGAAAGTCCAGATTATCAAACGTATGAAGCGAATCGTCAATCTAATCAAGATATTGATGCTTGGCGAGAACAAAATATTAATCAACTCATTTATCAATTATCTCAAACCATTCGTCAATATAATGTGGAAAATGGAAAGAGTATTGCATTTGGAATCAGTCCATTTGGTGTTTGGGCATCTGCTGAGGAAACAGGTGGTGTTGGTTCAAATACTTCATCCGCTCAGCTTTCATCACTAAGTGAGTACGTCAATTCAAAATTATGGGTTGATGAGGAATGGATTGATTATATTGTTCCTCAAAATTATTGGTCTTTATCCGATCGTCTTTCTTCTTTTGCAGAAGTAGCGGCGTGGTGGAATCAAGTCATGGCCAATTCACGAACTCAACTGTACATGGGACTTGGGATCTATTTATACAATGAAGATTATCAGAATGTAGCTTGGCAAAATCCTGATGAGATCATTGATGAAATTCGCTATCTTCGAACACTTTCAAATAACGATGGTTTTGTATTCTTTACTTACCATAACTTATTGCCTCAAGAAGAAAGTTTACCTGGACAACAAACGTTAAATGAGGCAAATCGTCGATTAGACACGGAAGTCTTTACGTCTTATAGTCTAGTTCCACCTCGTCCATGGTTACAAATGAGACCAACCTATCCCGTTAAAAATTTAATCGTGACGCGTTGTGATGACAATTGTCGTCTCGTCCAGTTTCAGGATGCACCTGACAACAATAGTCAATATTATGTGATTTACCGAATCCCACAGGCAAGTTATACAGAAGGCATTGACTTTTCAAATGCGGATTATATTTTAGCTGTTATGGGACGTGTGCCAGGTGAGATCGTTCAGACGTACACTGATGAACAAGCAGAGCCAAACACGGTTTATACGTATGCTGTAACGGCGCTGTCGCAGGCACAAGTAGAGTCTTCGCCAGTTTCATTTGTTTTTGTACCATAA
- the xerD gene encoding site-specific tyrosine recombinase XerD, whose product MKFQIELDYFLTYLTVDRGLSLNTKENYERDLKGYLSFMEKHCIQRVDGIEREDIQLYLIQLYEQGLNTKSVARHLSAIRTFHEYLMIEKMSFKNPCDLIESPKLVRKLPEILSVEEVDALLESFTHETPGDIRNHAMVELLYASGLRVSELLALKMEDLHLSRQFIKCQGKGNKERLVPIGEVAADVLDLYLTVARPKLLKKANDALFLNRFGDVMTRQGFWKILKKQAQVAGIKKELSPHKLRHSFATHLIENGVDLRLVQEMLGHSDIATTQIYTHISKEHLRSVFELSHPRSGQVGNEK is encoded by the coding sequence ATGAAGTTTCAAATCGAATTAGATTATTTTTTAACCTATTTGACGGTCGATCGAGGATTGAGTTTAAATACGAAAGAAAATTATGAACGCGATTTAAAAGGCTATTTATCATTTATGGAAAAACATTGTATCCAACGTGTTGATGGTATTGAGCGAGAAGACATTCAGTTATATCTTATTCAATTGTACGAACAAGGATTAAATACTAAATCTGTGGCGCGTCATTTATCTGCCATTCGAACGTTTCATGAATATTTAATGATTGAAAAAATGAGTTTTAAAAATCCTTGTGACTTAATTGAAAGTCCAAAGTTGGTACGTAAGTTACCGGAAATCTTAAGTGTAGAAGAGGTCGATGCGTTATTAGAAAGCTTTACTCATGAGACACCGGGAGATATTAGGAATCACGCGATGGTTGAGCTTTTATATGCTTCAGGGTTACGTGTTTCCGAATTACTAGCGCTCAAAATGGAGGATCTACATTTATCTAGACAATTTATTAAATGTCAGGGAAAAGGAAATAAAGAGCGACTGGTTCCGATTGGTGAGGTAGCTGCTGATGTTTTAGACTTATACTTAACGGTGGCGCGACCGAAGTTATTAAAAAAAGCAAATGATGCGTTATTTTTAAATCGATTTGGTGACGTGATGACCCGACAAGGATTTTGGAAAATTTTAAAAAAACAAGCACAAGTAGCGGGCATTAAAAAGGAATTATCTCCTCATAAACTTCGCCACTCATTCGCCACCCACTTAATTGAAAATGGAGTTGATTTACGTTTAGTGCAAGAAATGCTAGGCCATTCAGATATTGCAACCACTCAAATTTATACTCACATTAGTAAAGAACATCTTCGCAGTGTGTTTGAATTGTCACATCCAAGAAGTGGTCAAGTGGGGAATGAAAAATAA
- a CDS encoding Fur family transcriptional regulator: protein MTQLSKYEAMIVKSGSKLTKQRKQILNIIVEHSDEHFSAETLYDLVRHIDSSIGIATIYRTLELFEKLKIVRTVKIKNDGINYYDVIDLDEQNHFHHHLICTNCNRIIEIADELESYEVFIKQKYGFDVTDHELTFYGTCQSCQSSENA from the coding sequence ATGACACAACTTTCAAAGTATGAAGCTATGATTGTTAAATCAGGCTCGAAATTAACGAAGCAACGCAAACAAATTTTAAACATTATCGTCGAACATTCAGATGAACACTTTTCTGCCGAAACGTTATATGACTTAGTTCGACATATTGATAGTTCCATTGGGATTGCAACCATTTATCGAACACTTGAATTATTTGAGAAATTAAAAATTGTTCGTACCGTTAAAATTAAAAATGATGGTATTAATTATTATGATGTCATTGATTTAGATGAACAAAATCACTTTCATCACCATTTAATTTGTACAAACTGTAATCGCATTATTGAAATTGCTGATGAGTTAGAAAGTTACGAAGTCTTTATCAAACAAAAATATGGATTTGATGTTACGGATCATGAACTCACTTTTTATGGAACGTGTCAATCGTGTCAATCATCAGAAAATGCTTAG
- a CDS encoding NUDIX hydrolase — translation MKQLEEKQLTTKEYYKNSFLKVTEDDIQLPNDKQAKRVVVHHPGGVNLIALDEHQRLILVEQYRYPVKKATLETPAGKIEPGEATIVTAKRELEEETGYTCETLTMIGRFATSPGFCDEYIENFLATNLKKLDYEVAGDEDEFINLYHVTKEEALTLIEEGRICDFKTIYAIQYLIIHHQW, via the coding sequence ATGAAACAGTTAGAGGAAAAACAATTAACAACGAAGGAATATTATAAAAATTCATTTTTAAAAGTCACTGAAGATGACATTCAATTACCAAATGACAAACAGGCGAAGCGTGTCGTGGTACATCATCCAGGTGGCGTTAATTTAATCGCATTAGATGAACATCAACGATTAATTTTAGTCGAGCAATATCGATATCCTGTAAAAAAGGCCACGCTTGAAACCCCTGCTGGAAAAATTGAACCGGGAGAAGCGACGATTGTGACGGCAAAGCGTGAGTTAGAAGAAGAGACGGGATATACGTGTGAAACACTAACGATGATTGGTCGATTTGCAACTTCTCCTGGTTTTTGTGATGAGTACATTGAAAACTTCTTAGCGACGAATTTAAAAAAATTAGACTATGAAGTTGCAGGAGACGAAGATGAGTTTATTAACTTATATCATGTCACGAAAGAAGAAGCGTTAACGTTAATCGAAGAAGGTCGCATTTGTGACTTTAAAACGATTTATGCCATTCAATACTTAATTATTCATCATCAATGGTAA
- the spoIVB gene encoding SpoIVB peptidase: MNKKFNKKSFLVHNILIFVFSLLSIGAPAQEYAWAQSNNEQLLQIDEKRKIYEVSYFSDKESTPVSQNVDRYMLIPGGDAIGIKIQTDGLVVVDTYLVNTTEGAINPAKEAGVLKGDLILAVNNQKVTTIEEYKQQLVLAQESKQVILTISRQGKTSHITVRAVTTTDGVMTTGLYLRDKLAGIGTLTFIDPNSNKYGALGHEIIDQDTKELVTVKNGEIINSNVISVRKATSGKPGEKVADIMFDEHLGTLEKNNNFGIYGVMSSNIFSNKQLLPIAYTNEVKTGPAQILTVLNGNKVEAFEINITEVSPQTQKSIKGIKYEVTDPRLLKETGGIVQGMSGSPIIQDGKIIGAVTHVLVHDSTTGYGIFIEWMLQELGIDYHQAKIKSDAA; encoded by the coding sequence ATGAATAAAAAATTTAATAAAAAAAGCTTTTTGGTTCATAATATATTAATATTTGTCTTCTCGTTATTAAGTATTGGCGCTCCTGCGCAAGAGTATGCGTGGGCACAATCTAATAATGAACAACTTTTACAGATTGATGAAAAACGAAAAATTTACGAAGTTTCGTATTTTTCAGATAAAGAGTCGACACCAGTAAGCCAAAATGTTGATCGTTATATGCTTATCCCTGGTGGTGATGCTATTGGAATTAAAATTCAAACAGATGGATTAGTTGTCGTAGATACTTACCTTGTGAATACAACAGAAGGTGCAATTAACCCAGCCAAAGAAGCAGGTGTATTAAAAGGAGATTTAATTTTAGCTGTCAATAATCAAAAAGTAACAACGATAGAGGAGTATAAACAGCAATTGGTATTAGCTCAAGAAAGTAAACAAGTGATATTAACGATTAGTCGCCAAGGGAAAACGTCACACATTACGGTTCGCGCAGTAACAACGACAGATGGTGTGATGACAACAGGACTATATTTACGAGATAAATTAGCGGGAATTGGAACGTTAACGTTTATCGACCCTAATTCAAATAAATATGGTGCTTTAGGACATGAAATTATTGATCAAGATACTAAAGAATTAGTAACTGTTAAAAATGGAGAAATTATTAATTCTAATGTCATTTCCGTTCGTAAAGCAACAAGTGGAAAACCAGGTGAAAAAGTAGCCGATATTATGTTTGATGAACATCTAGGAACATTAGAAAAAAATAATAACTTTGGAATTTACGGTGTGATGTCTTCAAATATTTTTAGCAATAAACAATTATTACCGATCGCTTATACAAATGAAGTTAAAACAGGACCTGCTCAAATTTTAACTGTTTTAAATGGAAATAAAGTAGAAGCTTTTGAAATTAACATTACAGAAGTTAGCCCTCAAACTCAAAAATCCATTAAAGGAATTAAATATGAAGTGACCGATCCTCGTTTATTAAAAGAAACGGGTGGAATCGTTCAAGGTATGAGTGGAAGCCCAATTATTCAAGATGGTAAAATTATTGGAGCGGTTACACATGTTCTTGTTCATGATTCAACAACAGGATATGGAATCTTTATTGAGTGGATGTTACAAGAGTTAGGAATTGATTATCATCAAGCAAAAATCAAGTCTGATGCAGCCTAA
- the recN gene encoding DNA repair protein RecN, translated as MLSHLSIQNMAIIESLELDLNKNMTVLTGETGAGKSIIIDAISLLIGDRASTDFIRHHEEMAVIEGVFEIEHNEPLKAYLFEQNIPVDNQLLIKRTIKRVGSGQIRVNGELLTANQLKEIGQYLVDIHVQHDTHRLFHHEYNYQLIDNFDLTEAVHQMNDTYQKALKNFNQAKQSYLNFKKNAEEIQKRLDLILFQKNEIEKANLKKGELEELEERRHLIVNSDKLHKTYGQILHDLNCEGGAVERLYQAYNATQSLANIDESITPAVTQMGDIYYGLEEFIDFISSKLDQLNYYPDELEEIESRLNELQQLKRKYRLEINEIIDYYEQIVTELDQIEDSDHYEQSLYEAVEKAHGELIKAGESLNEKRVEISNRIKTQLVSELHDLQLYNAQFDIEFNRLKTDDLLSTIFSTHGIYDIQFLLSTNKGEPMKPLNKVASGGELSRIMLALKTLLNRGQYVSTIIFDEIDTGVSGQIASSIGSKMKEIAKQKQVLCITHLPQVASLADHHIHVSKYEKNNRTVTAVKKLTMDERVCEVARMLSSDNITESALLNAKQLLQQL; from the coding sequence ATGTTATCGCATTTGTCAATTCAGAACATGGCGATTATTGAATCTTTAGAATTAGACTTAAATAAGAATATGACAGTTTTAACAGGAGAAACAGGAGCGGGAAAATCTATTATTATTGATGCGATTTCATTATTAATTGGTGATCGTGCATCTACAGACTTTATCCGTCACCATGAAGAGATGGCAGTTATTGAAGGTGTTTTCGAGATTGAACACAATGAACCTTTAAAAGCCTATCTTTTCGAACAAAATATTCCTGTTGACAATCAGTTATTAATTAAACGAACAATAAAGCGTGTTGGAAGTGGACAAATTCGCGTAAATGGTGAGTTACTTACAGCTAATCAATTAAAAGAAATTGGACAATATCTAGTGGATATACATGTCCAACATGATACGCATCGTTTATTTCATCATGAATATAACTATCAGTTAATTGATAATTTTGATTTAACAGAAGCCGTTCATCAAATGAACGACACTTATCAAAAGGCGTTGAAAAATTTTAATCAAGCCAAGCAGTCTTATTTAAACTTCAAGAAAAATGCTGAGGAAATACAAAAACGACTAGATTTGATTTTATTTCAAAAAAATGAAATTGAAAAAGCTAATTTAAAAAAAGGCGAGCTTGAAGAACTAGAAGAACGTCGTCACTTAATTGTGAATTCAGATAAGCTGCATAAAACATATGGACAAATCTTACATGATTTAAATTGCGAAGGTGGAGCCGTTGAACGATTGTACCAAGCATATAATGCCACGCAATCGCTAGCTAATATCGATGAAAGCATTACACCTGCTGTCACGCAGATGGGCGATATTTATTACGGATTAGAGGAGTTTATTGATTTTATCTCTTCTAAACTGGATCAATTGAATTATTATCCAGATGAACTTGAAGAGATTGAATCTCGCTTAAATGAATTACAACAGCTAAAACGCAAATATCGTTTAGAAATTAATGAAATTATTGATTATTACGAACAGATTGTCACTGAGCTGGATCAAATCGAAGATTCTGATCACTATGAACAGTCGCTATATGAGGCGGTAGAAAAAGCACACGGTGAACTAATTAAAGCTGGAGAAAGCTTAAATGAAAAACGAGTAGAGATTTCAAATCGAATTAAAACACAATTAGTATCCGAACTGCATGATTTACAACTGTATAATGCACAGTTTGATATTGAGTTTAATCGTTTAAAAACCGATGATCTTTTAAGCACCATTTTTTCTACTCACGGTATTTATGACATTCAATTTTTATTAAGTACAAATAAAGGTGAACCAATGAAACCACTAAACAAAGTGGCATCAGGTGGAGAGCTGTCACGTATTATGCTCGCATTAAAAACACTTTTAAATCGTGGACAGTACGTCTCAACGATTATTTTCGATGAGATTGATACAGGTGTGAGTGGTCAAATTGCTTCAAGTATTGGGTCAAAAATGAAAGAAATTGCTAAACAAAAGCAAGTTCTTTGTATTACTCATTTGCCACAAGTGGCATCACTTGCTGATCATCACATTCATGTTAGTAAATATGAAAAAAATAATCGAACGGTAACAGCTGTTAAAAAATTAACGATGGATGAGCGTGTTTGTGAAGTAGCACGTATGTTAAGTAGTGATAATATCACTGAATCCGCGTTATTAAATGCTAAACAACTCCTGCAACAACTATAA